From one Planococcus citri chromosome 3, ihPlaCitr1.1, whole genome shotgun sequence genomic stretch:
- the LOC135839366 gene encoding uncharacterized protein LOC135839366 gives MLKFRLFGLLMVVTFTSAQDGIVGRRVPSFIGTRGKKSQIDYEKEVPGFDFDASSSSSLSSSKLIDNVDELRYNPDKRTRLGFQGTRGKKLYSDFPYKKNVGFMGTRGKKDDMYSYPKMDDLEAYWLLRNELAKRKFYGMRGKKLPYSFNVMGVRGKKGPSNTAFIGMRGKKDDSTVQLTKEDYNSAENLAALIYLLTTDKDYMRHHSGEDFDFEISDIDSQLSQDQQLPSNDVNNV, from the exons ATGTTGAAATTCAGATTATTCGGATTGTTAATGGTCGTTACATTCACATCAGCTCAAGACGGTATTGTAGGCAGAAGGGTGCCGAGTTTTATCGGCACCAGAGGTAAAAAGAGTCAAATAGATTACGAAAAAGAAGTACCAGGCTTCGACTTCGATGcatcgtcgtcttcgtcatTATCGTCGAGTAAGCTCATAGATAACGTGGACGAATTACGATACAATCCCGATAAAAGAACCAGACTCGGATTTCAAGGCACCAgaggcaaaaaattatactcggaTTTTccgtataaaaaaaatgtcggatttATGG GCACTAGAGGGAAAAAAGACGATATGTACTCGTACCCGAAAATGGACGACCTAGAAGCATACTGGCTTTTAAGGAACGAACTAGCGAAAAGAAAATTCTACGGAATGAGAGGCAAAAAGTTACCTTATTCGTTTAACGTGATGGGAGTGAGGGGTAAAAAAGGTCCATCGAATACCGCATTTATTGGCATGAGAGGTAAAAAAGACGACAGTACCGTTCAGCTCACCAAGGAAGATTACAATTCGGCCGAAAATCTAGCCGCTCTGATATATTTACTGACCACTGATAAAGATTACATGCGACATCATTCGGGAGAggatttcgattttgaaatatCAG